GCGTTGTGTACGTGAAAGCCCCGCCGGGCAAGACCGTCACGCTGATGTCGAACGAACCGGCAACGGTCAAGATAACGCTCCGGCAGTGGTCCTTCTTGTGGGGACTCATCCCGCTGAACAGCGTTAACACCGCTGCCTGGGTCAGCATGGCCAATCTGGGTCAGTTGCGCGTCAAGAGCTATTATACCTGGTACGAGTGGCTGTGGAACATCCCGCTCTTCGCCGTGGTCGGACTGCACTCGAATACCGTCCTGCTGGAGGGCAACCCGCCGCCGCCGGAGCAGAAATAGAACCGTCCACCACCCCATGGCGTCTAACGGCTGCGTGGTCCTGACCGTATTGCCCTCTTGTCGACCTAAGATCACTCACAAAGGAGAAACTTGATGCGTACGTTGACCCTTTTGGCAGTCCTTGCCACGGTCGTTCTCATAGGCTGTGCCCCAAAACCGAGTTCCAGTGCGGCCCCGCAGCCACCGGTCAAGACTGAGGCCCAGTCACAGCCGCAGACACCGCCGTCGGCTCAAGCCCAGGCCCAGACACCGGCCGCTCCGCCGGCTCAGCCTCAAGCCGCCACCCAGGCTCAGCCGAAGGCAGTTGCTCAGACCCAGGCGAGTACCGACCTTCCCAAACTCTGGGATTTCTGGGCAACGTGGTGCCCGCCATGCAGGCAACTGAAGCCGACCATCGAGGCCATGGAGACCGAGTACGCTGGTAAAGTAGAGATCAAGTCGATTGACGTGGACCAGAACAAGGACCTCGCCCAGAAG
The bacterium DNA segment above includes these coding regions:
- a CDS encoding thioredoxin domain-containing protein — its product is MRTLTLLAVLATVVLIGCAPKPSSSAAPQPPVKTEAQSQPQTPPSAQAQAQTPAAPPAQPQAATQAQPKAVAQTQASTDLPKLWDFWATWCPPCRQLKPTIEAMETEYAGKVEIKSIDVDQNKDLAQKFNVQAIPTLVFLDAKGNELSRSVGLVPKDTIVNRFKAHGFIQ